In a single window of the Subtercola sp. PAMC28395 genome:
- a CDS encoding histidinol-phosphate transaminase — translation MSAPDVPAVKLRPEIVALPAYRQGKAVEGGFKLSSNENPFDPLPGVLQATQAATAVMHRYPNGSAPELTALLAARHGVPVDRVIVGAGSVAVLAQLVIAAAGSADEVVYSWRSFEAYPLLPPMSGATSVKVPNRPDHSHDLHAMADAITPRTRLIIVCTPNNPTSTIVTKSEFADFMTRVPEDLLVVLDEAYAEFVTDPEAVNGMDLLDTYPNLLVLRTFSKAYGLAGLRIGYGVGPAAVIDAAVSASIPLAVTHHAQVAAIASLDHEAELLERVAHISALRSTIWQGLTAQGWQVPEPQGNFVWLDTGDYTAEAAEILTSNGIMARPFHPEGIRISIGESESVGKLLSSTEEIVQNLSKRRTAEPVR, via the coding sequence ATGAGCGCCCCTGATGTTCCCGCGGTGAAACTGCGCCCTGAAATCGTCGCCCTCCCGGCGTACCGCCAGGGAAAGGCGGTCGAGGGCGGGTTCAAACTCTCTTCCAACGAGAATCCCTTCGACCCGCTTCCCGGGGTGCTGCAGGCCACGCAGGCTGCGACGGCTGTGATGCACCGCTACCCGAACGGGTCCGCCCCCGAACTCACTGCTCTTCTTGCGGCACGACACGGTGTTCCGGTTGACAGGGTCATCGTGGGCGCTGGTTCGGTCGCAGTTCTCGCCCAGCTGGTCATTGCAGCAGCGGGATCCGCCGATGAGGTCGTGTACTCCTGGCGCTCGTTTGAGGCCTATCCCCTGCTCCCGCCGATGAGTGGCGCAACGAGCGTGAAGGTCCCCAACCGACCCGATCATTCCCACGATCTCCACGCGATGGCAGACGCGATCACCCCGCGCACCAGGCTGATCATCGTGTGTACGCCGAACAATCCGACGAGCACCATCGTCACCAAAAGCGAATTCGCCGATTTCATGACACGGGTGCCCGAAGACCTGCTGGTGGTGCTCGATGAGGCCTACGCCGAGTTCGTGACCGATCCAGAAGCCGTCAACGGCATGGATCTGCTGGACACCTACCCGAACCTCCTCGTGCTTCGCACGTTCTCGAAGGCGTACGGTCTGGCGGGCCTCCGCATCGGCTACGGTGTCGGCCCCGCGGCAGTCATCGACGCCGCTGTCAGTGCGAGCATTCCTCTGGCCGTGACCCACCATGCCCAGGTTGCGGCGATCGCCTCGCTCGACCACGAAGCAGAACTCCTGGAGCGCGTTGCACACATCTCCGCCCTGCGTAGCACGATCTGGCAGGGGCTCACCGCTCAGGGCTGGCAGGTGCCAGAACCCCAGGGAAACTTCGTCTGGCTGGATACGGGTGACTACACGGCCGAGGCCGCGGAGATCCTGACCAGCAACGGAATCATGGCGAGGCCGTTTCACCCCGAAGGGATCAGGATCTCCATCGGGGAGTCCGAGTCTGTAGGTAAACTCCTTTCTTCAACCGAAGAGATTGTTCAGAACCTCTCAAAGCGGCGCACGGCGGAGCCGGTACGTTAG
- a CDS encoding glycosyltransferase, whose protein sequence is MTIDSALLKLHETPFLLDAMRYADEFAASADRFGDASIASLVEIISDGSDALAAITAVHALARIYDDEAEIALSDLLSSDHAFLREHAAWAFWSRLPRLDAISRLVAGIISGGFTGALSQRTLQQWASSTPDHIALAIEGSLASETQPDARARLAETLGLIPGRVAGRALAFLAADDTEHLVVRVAAMAALGDRNSENSALRVIQEFAETSGELGDVARLAAYDIELSLNPSLRPRVPGRGSSFGLADRGRRPRQGLTVAQLFLHADIDRGLTRAGAGDNGGIATLLVRLGDSLAREEGIGRVITMSRGSAAAALAALPGVGHDLDAESAALFSGTDDQIPSGQHLLVPIPLLAPPTSSATAWPTRIAAERGIRRALLALGPVDVLHLRMADVGSMAAATVAERLGIPVVFTLAPDPHGVIHALDMSGALTRASFGDVDEHEHYWFRTRLVQRLSLQAAHIVLFPRPDLPVALSELLGVDIQADPERYTVVPEGIDVSVIESALSEARHDVAGAAFAQLDDLIQALPPHRRGLPVALSVGRLHHVKGMATIVEAWASDPQLRAQSNLIIVGGDLAHPSTDEQGQLDRIAATLDAHPEARDGLVLAGHQPNDVVARWLAAVRLGRPGLIGAHGVYVCGSLKEEFGIALLEALAAGLVVIAPDGGGPATYVHRGVTGVLVDTKSSEGIRLGMHEAFALAHVPDPDARHSMHQTDDDGAAAESRADTARVSEAQQLISGSFTVDAMARALTGVYTGVAERSLRPLHSEFAL, encoded by the coding sequence ATGACCATCGATTCGGCACTGTTGAAACTGCATGAGACGCCGTTCCTACTCGACGCTATGCGGTACGCCGACGAGTTTGCGGCCTCCGCCGACCGGTTCGGTGACGCCTCGATCGCCTCATTGGTCGAGATCATCTCCGACGGGTCCGACGCTCTCGCCGCGATCACGGCAGTGCATGCCCTGGCCCGCATCTATGACGATGAAGCCGAGATCGCCCTCTCGGATCTTCTCTCGAGCGATCACGCATTCCTGCGCGAGCACGCCGCCTGGGCGTTCTGGAGCAGGCTCCCGAGACTCGACGCCATCTCCCGGCTTGTGGCTGGCATCATCTCCGGGGGGTTCACCGGAGCCCTGTCGCAGCGCACGCTCCAGCAGTGGGCCTCTTCCACCCCCGACCACATCGCTCTTGCGATCGAGGGTTCACTGGCGTCTGAAACCCAGCCCGACGCCAGGGCCCGGCTCGCAGAGACGCTCGGGCTCATCCCAGGTCGCGTCGCTGGCCGCGCTCTCGCGTTCCTTGCGGCAGACGACACCGAGCACCTGGTGGTCCGTGTCGCCGCCATGGCCGCGCTGGGGGATCGAAACAGCGAGAATTCCGCCCTGAGGGTGATTCAGGAGTTCGCCGAGACGTCCGGTGAACTCGGCGACGTCGCCCGCCTCGCTGCGTACGACATCGAACTGTCACTGAACCCGTCCCTCAGGCCCAGGGTGCCCGGTAGAGGGTCATCATTCGGGCTCGCCGACCGGGGACGCCGACCGCGCCAGGGACTCACTGTCGCCCAGCTGTTCCTGCACGCGGATATCGACCGCGGTCTCACCCGGGCGGGTGCGGGCGACAATGGGGGAATCGCGACCCTTCTGGTCAGACTCGGAGATTCACTCGCCAGGGAAGAGGGCATCGGCCGCGTCATCACCATGTCAAGGGGGTCCGCCGCCGCCGCGCTAGCGGCCCTTCCGGGAGTCGGCCACGATCTCGACGCCGAGAGTGCTGCCCTCTTCAGTGGCACAGACGACCAGATTCCCTCCGGCCAGCACCTTCTCGTTCCGATTCCGCTCCTCGCGCCGCCCACCTCGTCTGCCACCGCCTGGCCGACCCGTATAGCAGCGGAGCGGGGCATCCGTCGCGCCCTGCTGGCTCTCGGGCCAGTCGACGTGCTGCACCTGCGCATGGCAGATGTCGGCAGTATGGCGGCGGCCACCGTTGCCGAACGTCTCGGCATCCCGGTCGTCTTCACCCTCGCCCCCGATCCGCACGGCGTCATCCACGCCCTCGACATGTCCGGGGCCCTGACACGCGCCTCCTTCGGCGATGTCGATGAGCACGAGCACTACTGGTTCAGAACCCGCCTGGTGCAGAGGCTGTCGCTGCAGGCGGCTCACATCGTGCTGTTCCCCCGCCCCGACCTGCCCGTTGCCCTGAGCGAACTTCTCGGAGTCGACATCCAGGCCGATCCAGAACGGTACACGGTCGTGCCGGAGGGAATCGATGTCTCTGTCATCGAGTCGGCCCTCTCCGAAGCCCGGCACGACGTGGCGGGGGCGGCGTTCGCACAACTCGACGACCTCATCCAGGCCCTTCCTCCGCACCGTCGCGGTCTGCCGGTCGCCCTGAGTGTCGGCCGGCTGCACCATGTCAAAGGTATGGCGACGATCGTCGAGGCCTGGGCGAGTGACCCGCAGCTGCGCGCACAGAGCAACCTCATCATCGTCGGCGGCGACCTGGCCCATCCCTCGACCGATGAACAGGGTCAACTCGACCGCATCGCCGCAACGCTCGACGCCCACCCCGAAGCCCGCGATGGTCTCGTACTCGCCGGGCACCAGCCCAATGACGTCGTTGCGCGGTGGCTGGCTGCAGTTCGACTCGGCCGACCAGGCCTGATCGGAGCCCATGGCGTGTACGTCTGCGGCAGCCTGAAGGAGGAATTCGGAATCGCCCTGCTCGAAGCCCTCGCTGCCGGACTCGTCGTCATAGCCCCCGACGGCGGTGGGCCGGCCACGTACGTGCACAGGGGGGTCACCGGAGTACTCGTCGACACCAAGTCGTCAGAGGGCATCCGCCTCGGAATGCACGAGGCGTTCGCTCTGGCACACGTGCCAGATCCGGATGCCCGGCATTCGATGCACCAGACCGATGACGATGGGGCGGCGGCAGAGAGTCGCGCAGACACTGCCCGGGTCAGCGAAGCCCAGCAGCTGATTTCCGGCAGTTTCACGGTCGACGCCATGGCGCGCGCTCTCACAGGCGTCTACACCGGAGTCGCCGAGCGTTCGCTCCGCCCGCTGCACTCCGAGTTCGCCCTGTGA
- a CDS encoding glycosyltransferase: MTLLVISPDYASHLLPLATLATAWRDAGEDVVVATGPATAAIVESFAFSRVNLQLGRGSNPGVIRAEDQPKGEDEALRGFFDATRVSLVETLRFQANARSSDLLWNPVETARAVQAVVEQVQPDQIIVDHLAFGARLGLAAAQIPYGDVVLGHPTALPVGDEVYGYPPSWPGAFTPDSIELAGLRSLCERIRDDFTAQWNTALAELRPGAEPSVDAFAEHGELLLFNYPEALHAAERTALLPPHAFLGSSVRSEPLEDDVEEWLASSAVPVVYVSFGSFLSVRSDVLRRVADALRTLPVRVALAVGSADRATLGELPESWLVRDFLPQVRLLEHSALAVTHGGNNSVTEAATAGVPMLVLPFSTDQFAGASSVESAGLGESLDPNAATAEDLRQAVVRILASPAPAAAAALGQNLRATPGRDIARARLLG, translated from the coding sequence GTGACGCTCCTCGTCATCAGCCCGGACTACGCCTCGCACCTCCTGCCGCTCGCCACGCTGGCGACGGCCTGGCGCGATGCCGGTGAAGACGTCGTTGTCGCCACGGGTCCCGCCACGGCGGCGATCGTGGAGAGCTTCGCTTTCTCGCGTGTCAACCTGCAACTGGGTCGCGGCTCGAATCCCGGTGTCATCCGGGCCGAAGACCAGCCGAAGGGTGAAGACGAAGCCCTCCGCGGATTCTTCGATGCCACCCGCGTCTCCCTCGTGGAGACCCTGCGTTTCCAGGCCAATGCGCGCAGCAGCGACCTCCTGTGGAACCCCGTCGAGACGGCCAGGGCCGTCCAGGCCGTCGTCGAACAGGTACAGCCCGACCAGATCATCGTCGACCACCTCGCCTTCGGGGCCAGGCTGGGGCTCGCCGCCGCACAGATTCCTTACGGCGACGTTGTGCTCGGGCATCCGACCGCTCTTCCTGTCGGCGACGAAGTGTATGGGTACCCGCCGTCCTGGCCCGGCGCCTTCACACCCGACAGCATCGAACTCGCGGGTCTCCGAAGCCTCTGCGAGCGCATTCGCGACGACTTCACCGCCCAGTGGAACACTGCCCTCGCCGAACTGCGCCCCGGCGCCGAACCGTCAGTGGATGCGTTCGCCGAGCACGGCGAACTGCTGCTCTTCAACTACCCCGAAGCCCTGCACGCGGCAGAACGCACCGCACTTCTGCCCCCACATGCCTTTCTGGGCTCCTCCGTTCGCTCGGAGCCTCTCGAAGACGACGTCGAGGAGTGGCTGGCTTCGAGTGCGGTGCCGGTGGTCTACGTCAGCTTCGGCAGCTTCCTTTCGGTTCGCAGCGACGTGCTCAGGCGTGTTGCGGATGCCCTGCGAACCCTCCCCGTCAGAGTCGCCCTGGCCGTGGGGTCCGCCGACCGCGCCACGCTCGGCGAACTGCCGGAGTCGTGGCTGGTGCGCGACTTCCTTCCTCAGGTGAGGCTCCTGGAGCACTCGGCACTGGCTGTCACACACGGCGGCAACAACTCGGTCACAGAGGCGGCCACGGCTGGTGTGCCGATGCTCGTACTGCCCTTCTCCACAGACCAGTTCGCCGGTGCTTCATCGGTCGAATCCGCCGGTCTCGGCGAGTCGCTCGACCCGAACGCTGCGACGGCGGAAGACCTCAGGCAGGCCGTGGTTCGCATACTCGCTTCGCCCGCGCCTGCTGCGGCTGCTGCCCTCGGCCAGAACCTGCGTGCCACGCCAGGAAGAGATATCGCGAGGGCGCGTTTACTGGGATAG
- a CDS encoding phage holin family protein yields the protein MRRFIVSLIANAIALWLTTLIVYGGIHLQPYASGAFAWVISLLFIALIFGIVNGIIGTLIRIVAFPLYILTLGLISLIVNAIILLLASWVTSWFGFGLVVDGFWWAVLGALVLAILSAIIGAILRPFARSR from the coding sequence ATGCGCCGATTCATCGTGTCTCTGATTGCCAACGCCATCGCCCTCTGGCTGACCACCCTGATCGTGTACGGCGGCATCCACCTGCAGCCCTATGCGTCCGGTGCATTCGCCTGGGTGATCTCGCTGTTGTTCATCGCGCTCATCTTCGGCATCGTCAACGGCATCATCGGTACCTTGATCCGTATCGTGGCATTCCCGCTCTACATTCTCACGCTGGGCCTGATCTCATTGATCGTGAATGCGATCATCCTGTTGCTTGCGAGCTGGGTGACGAGCTGGTTCGGCTTCGGCCTCGTCGTCGACGGTTTCTGGTGGGCGGTGCTGGGCGCACTTGTGCTGGCGATCCTCAGCGCGATCATCGGCGC